In the Budorcas taxicolor isolate Tak-1 chromosome 1, Takin1.1, whole genome shotgun sequence genome, TAACCTCCAGTCAAGACTCCAAAGACAGTAGCATATAAATATCACTCTAAATGTCAAGAAGTTCCTAAAGTTTTTGGTAAGCAGAGtttgattaaaatatattaactcaacaaataaacatttactgagcatttactatgtgctagCAATGAATTCTTTAGTGTTTGAAAAAATACAGACATTTGCTTTCCATGAGCATAAAATACAGTTTTCATAGTGTTATTTTGCCCCCTAAGACATTAATGTACTCAATTACGAACTGCCCTATGGCAGGTTTGAGAACATTATCTTTATAGCTGGAGAGGGAAAAGTATGTTATTTCTGTCATATTCCCATTATTGGTAATTAATAGCTCAAACTAATGCTTGTAAGACAGTTGCTCTGGAAAAAAATATCAATGCTGAATTCCAAATAACCATTCCAGAATTAACTTACTTTAGTTGTGTTTAAtggtcatattttttaaaattatatgaactTCAGAGCATAGAAAACTATTTCAAATACCAGTCAAAGGCTATCCTCATATAATCTTCCACAGCTGACTCTCTGGGCAGCAGttaaatacaagaaagaaaatggagacatAAAGGGGAAACATGCCCTTCTTttcactcaaaaaataaaatgccatcaGTCATGGGAAACCATACTATCTTGATATTCAGCGTAGAAAAAGAGGTAATTCTCTTCAGAATTCTTTCCAAATGCATCCCATGAGAAGGGTTTCCTTAGATAGCTCTAGTTCACAAAGAATGATAAACATCCTGGAATAAGAAAGtcccaataaaaacaaacatccaACTCTCATGAATCTATGGTTATCTCCAGTGCCGggacttcctgatggtccagtggttaagactccacgcttccgcTGCAATGGGCACGGGTTCAGTCTTGGTAAGGAAACTCAGATTCCTTGTGTCAAGTGGCACagtcaaaacaaagcaaaaaacaaaccttCAATGCCATGATTACACAAAACCtagccttctccaatacagtgACTTCATCACTGAAGCTTTCTCTCTTAAGGACTGTCCACCAGTGCCCAAATCCAGCCAACCTGAAAGGGGCTGCCTTCCTTTATCACTAATGCTTTCTCACCCTAAGGGCTAACAAACCCAAGTCCCAAGCTGATCCTACCGGGCTCCTATCCCCTGGTCCCTGTGAACTAGTCGCCCAATCAAACTGATAAGGGACAGGAAAATGCCCTAGTCCAGGTCAGGAATATGTGGGTGGCTTGCTCAGTCATGGGCAGGCTTTCTGCTCTGAGGCCTCTTACCACTGGTAACCCAGCAAAAACCACTTCCTTTCTGGGTAAGCCAATAATTCCACAGGGACAGAAGATAGGTCTTCTTCTCTGTGACACTCTGAGCAGATCTGACTTCCTTCCCACAAACTGACAGCGTTTGAGAAAAGCTTTGAGTTATTTCCTTCTTAGCCCCAAGTGATCCTCCTGCTTTAAAGAAAGATCTCCCTCACCCTGATAAAAAGTCTTCTTCACCATTCCTGTAGCAATCAGCCCAGTTCTTGCCATATATCCcaatacttgttgaataaataaatgagtaaggattctgttttcatttgtttctgtctAACCTTCATGGGACCACGTCTACAGATGGGCAGCCTTCCCACAATAGCCACCTCAGTCACTTGGCGGTTATTCAGCACCACCTCAGAAGAGCTGCCACTTTCACATTGAGCATCAGTTTGGAAAAGCAACCCAGCCTAGTGAGCAGTGAACACAGGTGACAAGCTGGGGAGGTAAGGCAGGAGTATAATAAGGGAAACAGTGTTAACTTAATAAATGGCACCTCCAGCTATTAGAGTGCCCTAGGGAGAGGAATGGCAAGGAGCCAGGATTTCTCTGAAAAGTAGGAACTTCCTTCCTATCCTATATTCCCAGATGCCCACCTGGAGTAGGCTCTGCATTCTCCAAATTCCCACCTCCATTTCTGGAAATATTCTTCTGAGTATGGTGTCCAAGTCTCCTTTATCCTTCCCTCTGGGAACTGTTCCTGTGCCTCTACCCTGGGCCAGATTCCTAGCACTCTCCCTTGAGAAACCATCACATGAATGCCAGATTTATTCAGCACTGTGAAGTTTCTGATGTCTGAAAAGGACTGAACTATGTctaaagaatttcccacagtcaACACACTCATAAGGCTTCTCACCAGTGTGAATCCTGTAATGTTCACTAAGGTGTGCATACTTCCGGAAGGTTTTCTCACACTCACTACATTTATAGAGCTTCTCACCAGTGTGAGTTCTGTGATGTTCAGTAAGAGATGTGTTGTGAgcaaaggctttcccacattcttgacatttataaggcttctctccagtatgaattctcatATGCTGAGTGAGGCAGGTATTCTGGTTAAAGCCCTTTCCACATTCATTGCATTTATagggtttttctccagtgtgaCTTCTCTGATGCCGAATAAGGCAAATGCTCTGAATGAAAGCTTTACCACATTCACTGCATTTGTAGGGTCTTTCTcctgtatgaattctctgatgtttagTGAGTGGGGTGCTCTGAGCAAAAGCTTTGCCACATTCCTTACATTTATACggtttttctccagtatgaattcgctgGTGTTTAATAAGGGATGGGCTCTGAcaaaaggctttcccacattccttacatttatagggtttctctccagtatgaattctctgatgctgagagaggtTTGCCTTTGTATGGAAAGTTttcccacactcatcacatttatatggtttctccccagtgtgaattctctgatgttgtgTAAGATTTGAGTGTTTGCGAAAAGAAGAGCCACATTCATTGCATAAATAAGGTTTCTCAccagtgtgaattctctgatgatgAATGAGGTGTGTGTTCTGactgaaggccttcccacatctattacatttgtaaggtttttctccagtatgTGTTCTCTGGTGTTCAGTGAGATGCGAATGATTGCGGAAGGAattcccacattcattacatttatatggtttctctccagtgtggattCTCTGATGCTGAGTAAAAAACGATCGACATCTAAATGTTTTCCCACACTGCTCACACTCATACGGTTTCactccagtatgaattctttgATGTCTCATAAGGAATGAGCTACGACTAAAAGTTTTCCCACATTCCTCACATGTGTAGGGTCTTGTATGAGTTCTCTGATGCTGGGTAAAGGATGAGCGCTGAGTAAAGGTTTTTCCACATTCACCACATTTCCAAGATTTTTTCTGTGTAGAGAGGGTCAAACATTTACTTTGGCCTGAAATCTCATTGGTGTGTATGCTACTTGTCTCCCATTTATGCAGGCTCTCTTCTGTAGAAACCCTGAGATGTGTAACAAGACTTGAGGTCAAAAGCAAGCTTCTCTCTAAATGATATTCCTGGCTAATCATTTCTGGAGGTGCTTCCTTATGGATAAAAGTTATTGCTCCAAAACCTTCTTGGAAAAACCGTGGTCCAGGAGCCTCTCTGGGAGGGTTTTCCTTCATGTTCTCACGTATATGTTTTTCTTCAAATGTAGAATCCTGGTATTCATCCTCTTGGGATCTCTTTGATGCTAC is a window encoding:
- the ZNF502 gene encoding zinc finger protein 502 — its product is MRFQAKHQRTHTRPYTCEECGKTFSRSSFLMRHQRIHTGVKPYECEQCGKTFRCRSFFTQHQRIHTGEKPYKCNECGNSFRNHSHLTEHQRTHTGEKPYKCNRCGKAFSQNTHLIHHQRIHTGEKPYLCNECGSSFRKHSNLTQHQRIHTGEKPYKCDECGKTFHTKANLSQHQRIHTGEKPYKCKECGKAFCQSPSLIKHQRIHTGEKPYKCKECGKAFAQSTPLTKHQRIHTGERPYKCSECGKAFIQSICLIRHQRSHTGEKPYKCNECGKGFNQNTCLTQHMRIHTGEKPYKCQECGKAFAHNTSLTEHHRTHTGEKLYKCSECEKTFRKYAHLSEHYRIHTGEKPYECVDCGKFFRHSSVLFRHQKLHSAE